One window from the genome of Anopheles coluzzii chromosome X, AcolN3, whole genome shotgun sequence encodes:
- the LOC120958248 gene encoding gamma-aminobutyric acid receptor subunit alpha-6: MAQAAVRLLALAFVLLPAFFALTKQTAASTLNQLSSIDQRRIVSSNTSINGEGSLVGKKYKFFYLVPSIELLKYTPAAGYNATHLQPIVTGPGSHRNASQAKVLLLTPSFVALGDGGSQAPNRHTDTDQHRLSVELHKLRHFATIAGVQPSSTGSKQRSNPRTLLDSDESAREHTASRYRALSPDAGLHTGHGSNRYYIYTDPIRPRGLEAEPEADDGAQRQRADGATRNEREHPVASHVYHRQARSFNSTEEEPGEREKSDRFKRRSAVDDMLSKNITIILENLLKRYENSQMPTHGQGVPTLVQTNILIRSMGPVSELDMDYSMDCYFRQYWRDKRLSFRGPIKSLSLSIKMLERIWRPDTYFYNGKHSHVHTITVPNKLLRLSQDGEILYSMRLTIKASCLMELRSFPMDRQSCPLVLGSYAYSRQQLVYQWKDEDSVNFVPGMTLSQFDLMSFGQKNYTFIRREGEFSVLHVSFNLQRHTGYFLIQVYVPCILIVVLSWVSFWIHREATSDRVGLGITTVLTLSTISLDSRTDLPKVRYATALDWFLLMSFFYCIATLLEFAGVHYFTKVGSGEIPLDEEEWEDMEGVEEIRDLPTLQQHLSTAAAIESPRLLAARRRSSLICPIYNDPTHMFKPTSSHLSTMERTTQTEPPKEPTWKQVWLCFLGDDQFRRRRQREASARGGGNRHINSVSLIDQAARVLFPASFTFFNILYWLVYYTYQADFTWTPLKEV, encoded by the exons ATGGCACAAGCCGCGGTTCGCTTGCTCGCCCTCGCCTtcgtgctgctgccggc TTTCTTCGCCCTGACTAAGCAAACTGCAGCTAGCACGCTTAACCAACTCAGCTCTATCGACCAGAGACGAATCGTTTCCTCAAACACATCTATCAATGGTGAGGGAAGTCTCGTTGGGAAAAAGTACAAATTCTTCTACCTCGTTCCAAG TATCGAGCTATTGAAGTACACGCCTGCCGCTGGATATAATGCAACCCATCTGCAACCCATCGTTACCGGCCCGGGCAGTCATCGGAACGCCTCCCAGGCCAaagtgctgctgctcacaCCGTCCTTTGTAGCACTTGGGGACGGCGGTTCCCAGGCCCCCAACCGGCATACCGATACGGACCAGCACCGCCTGTCGGTGGAGCTGCACAAGCTGCGCCATTTTGCCACCATCGCCGGTGTACAGCCGAGCAGCACTGGCAGTAAGCAGCGCTCCAATCCACGTACCTTACTGGATAGCGACGAGTCGGCCCGGGAACACACCGCATCTAGGTACCGTGCGTTATCGCCGGACGCCGGACTTCACACAGGCCACGGTTCTAACCGGTACTACATCTATACCGATCCTATACGTCCTCGAGGACTCGAGGCAGAACCGGAGGCGGATGACGGTGCCCAACGGCAAAGAGCAGACGGAGCAACACGGAACGAAAGGGAGCATCCGGTGGCATCGCATGTATATCACCGACAGGCACGATCGTTCAACAGTACTGAGGAGGAGCCCGGGGAGCGGGAGAAGAGCGATCGCTTCAAACGCCGCAGTGCCGTGGACGATATGTTAAGCAAGAACATTACGATCATACTGGAGAATCTGCTGAAGCGATACGAAAACTCACAAATGCCAACGCATGGACAAG GTGTACCTACCTTAGTGCAAACCAACATACTTATACGAAGCATGGGCCCAGTGTCCGAACTCGATATG GATTACTCGATGGATTGCTACTTCCGACAGTACTGGCGCGATAAGCGGCTCAGCTTTCGCGGCCCGATCAAGAGCCTGTCGCTCAGTATCAAGATGCTGGAGCGCATCTGGCGCCCGGACACGTACTTCTACAACGGCAAGCATTCGCACGTGCACACGATCACCGTGCCGAACAAGCTGCTGCGCCTGAGCCAGGATGGTGAGATACTGTACTCGATGCGGCTCACGATCAAGGCATCCTGCCTGATGGAGCTGCGCAGTTTTCCGATGGACCGGCAGTCCTGCCCGCTGGTGCTGGGTAGCTATGCCTACTCCCGCCAGCAGCTGGTGTACCAGTGGAAGGATGAGGACTCGGTCAACTTCGTGCCGGGCATGACGCTCAGCCAGTTCGATCTGATGAGCTTCGGGCAGAAGAACTACACGTTCATTAGGCGCGAGGGCGAATTCTCCGTCCTGCACGTGTCGTTCAATCTGCAGCGCCACACCGGCTACTTCCTGATACAGGTGTACGTGCCGTGCATTCTGATAGTGGTGCTGTCGTGGGTGTCGTTCTGGATTCACCGAGAGGCGACGAGCGATCGGGTCGGGCTGGGCATCACGACCGTGCTGACGCTgtccaccatcagtttggacTCGCGCACCGATCTGCCGAAGGTGCGGTACGCCACCGCCCTCGACTGGTTTCTGCTGATGAGCTTCTTCTACTGCATCGCAACACTGCTCGAGTTTGCCGGCGTGCACTATTTCACGAAG GTCGGCAGTGGTGAGATACCGCTGGACGAGGAGGAATGGGAAGACATGGAGGGTGTGGAGGAGATACGGGACCTGCCgacgctgcagcagcatctcAGCACGGCCGCCGCGATCGAGTCACCGCGGCTGCTCGCTGCCCGGCGCCGCAGCTCCCTGATCTGTCCCATTTACAACGACCCGACGCACATGTTCAAGCCGACCTCGTCCCACCTGTCCACGATGGAGCGCACCACGCAGACGGAACCGCCGAAGGAGCCAACCTGGAAGCAGGTCTGGCTGTGCTTCCTCGGGGATGACCAGTTCCGGCGCCGTCGCCAGCGGGAAGCTTCAGCCCGAG GTGGCGGCAATCGGCACATTAACAGCGTATCGCTCATCGATCAGGCGGCTCGCGTTCTGTTCCCGGCGTCGTTCACGTTTTTCAACATTCTCTACTGGCTCGTCTACTACACGTACCAGGCCGACTTCACCTGGACACCGTTGAAGGAGGTTTAA